The following proteins are encoded in a genomic region of Gavia stellata isolate bGavSte3 unplaced genomic scaffold, bGavSte3.hap2 HAP2_SCAFFOLD_42, whole genome shotgun sequence:
- the LOC132321495 gene encoding olfactory receptor 14C36-like, translating into MSNSSSITQFLLLAFADTRELQLLHFCLFLGIYLAALLGNGLIITAIACDHHLRSPMYFFLLNLSLLDLGFISTTVPKAMANSLWDTRAISFAGCAAQLFLFVFFISAEFYLLTVMSYDRYIAICKPLHYGTLLGSRACVHMAAAAWGSGLLNAVLHTANTLSLPLCQGNALDQFFCEIPQILKLSCSDSYLRVVGLLVVSFCLVFGCFVFIVLSYVQILRAVLRIPSEQGRHKAFSTCLPHLAVVSLFITTAVFAHLKPPSISSPSLDLFMAVLYSVVPPAVNPLIYSMRNQELKDAMTKWFSTFFNS; encoded by the coding sequence atgtccaacagcagctccatcacccagttcctcctcctggcattcgcagacacgcgggagctgcagctcttgcacttctgcctcttcctgggcatctacctggctgccctcctgggaaatggcctcatcatcactgccatagcctgcgaccaccacctccgcagccccatgtacttcttcctcctcaacctctccctcctcgacctgggcttcatctccaccactgtccccaaagccatggccaattccctctgggacaccagggccatctcctttgcaggatgtgctgctcagctctttctttttgtctttttcatttcagcagagttTTATCTTCTCACCGTCATGTCCTACgaccgctacattgccatctgcaaacccctgcactacgggaccctcctgggcagcagagcttgtgtccacatggcagcagctgcctggggcagtgggttgctcaatgctgtgctgcacacggCCAATACATTgtcactaccactctgccaaggcaatgccttggaccagttcttctgtgaaatcccacagatcctcaagctctcctgctcagactcgTACCTCAGGGTAGTTGGGCTTCTTGTGGTTAGTTTCTGTTTAGtctttgggtgttttgttttcattgtgctgtcctatgtgcagatcttgagggctgtgctgaggatcccctctgagcagggacggcacaaagccttttccacgtgcctccctcacctggccgtggtctccctgtttatcACTACTGCTGTGTTTGCccacctgaagcccccctccatctcctccccatccctggacctgtTCATGGCCGTTCTGTACTCAGTGGtacctccagcagtgaaccccctcatctacagcatgaggaaccaggagctcaaggatgccatGACGAAAtggttttcaacatttttcaacagctga